In Sesamum indicum cultivar Zhongzhi No. 13 linkage group LG1, S_indicum_v1.0, whole genome shotgun sequence, the sequence TATTCTCCCCATCATTGCAACAATCATGGAactcatcatcttcttctttcttgcaCTTGCTGCCTCCTTAGTACTACTTTCCTCACTCTTCCTCCTTAAATTCCTGTCCTTCGCCAAACCCAAACTCCCACTTCCACCAGGCACCATGGGCTGGCCTTATATTGGTGAAACCTTCCAACTCTACTCCCAAAACCCAAACACTTTCTTCTCCTCCAAAGTCAAGAAGTGAGTCCCCCTTTCTTGTTTCTACTCATGATATCATATGTTGTAATGAAATTGCATAGTTTGTTAGTTATAACGTCTGGTTTTTATGGCCTTTCTTTCGGACAGGTATGGTTCCATATTCAAGACTCACATATTGGGATGCCCTTGCGTCATGACTTCCAGCCCTGAGGCTGCTAAGCTTGTCCTCGTCTCCAAAGCTCATCTCTTCAAGCCCACATTCCCTGCTAGCAAAGAGAGAATGTTGGGCAAACAAGCCATCTTCTTCCACCAAGGCGACTACCATGCCAAGCTCAGGAAGCTTGTTCTTCGCGCCTTCATGCCCGAATCCATCAAGAACATCGTTTCCGACATCGAATCGTTGGCTGTTGGCTCCCTGGAATCATGGGAGGGAAAATTGATCACCACTTTCCAAGAAATGAAAACGGTGCGATGTGTTTGCTTTAGTGATTGTTGTGTGATTGGTTACTCTTCTTGAAGTGTCAAAGCAGAGCGCCCCTGTTTTTCATACTCATCCTgacaatcaaatttgattcttGCAGTACGCGTTCAATGTGGCATTACTGTCTATATTCGGGAAGGACGAGGTATTGTACAGGGAAGATCTCAAGAGGTGTTATTACATTCTCGAAAAGGGGTACAACTCGATGCCAATAAACCTGCCCGGAACGCTCTTCAACAAAGCCATGAAAGCCAGGAAAGAACTAGCACAGATCTTAGCTAAAATTCTGTCACTCAGACGACAGATGAAGAAGAACCAAACCGACTTGCTCGGGTCATTCATGGGGGATGTCGAAGGCCTAACTGACGAACAAATCGCAGACAACATCATCGGCGTCATATTCGCGGCCCGCGACACCACAGCTAGTGTACTGACATGGATTCTCAAGTACCTCGCCGAAAATCCAACCGTCCTCAAAGCCGTCACGGTAATTAAGATTGTGAAAATCCTTAGCATCCAGGAAAGGAAAGTTAACCTTATTGATCAATGACTAAGAATGTTTCATGGGACTGTACGTGCAGGAAGAACAGGAGAGTATAATGAAGTCGAAAGTAGAGGAGGGGCTGAAGTGGGAAGACACCAAGAAAATGCCTATTACAACAAGGGTTATTCAAGAAACTCTGAGAGTTGCTTCTGTTCTTTCTTTTACATTCAGGGAAGCTGTTGAGGATGTCGAGTTTAACGGTGAGTTGGAAACTTCAAACTCATCATGATCTGATGATTGATTAATGATGTCCCTTTGTCGTAgatctttcttttctaataCTAAGATTATACTTTTTGCTTGTGTTCATAATTGTTAAACAGGGTATCTCATTCCAAAAGGATGGAAAGTATTGCCTCTTTTCAGAAACATTCACCACAGCCCAGATAATTTCCCTGACCCTGAGAAGTTTGATCCTTCAAGGTTTGAGGTGAATATTGTTACACGTGCAAGTTCGATTCGTTTCagtaaataatagaaataattacaccGACACTCCCCGAGATTCAGAcagaattcaagaaaatccTTCGTTACTACAAAATCATAGTACACTCACGTCGTAAAAACAATCAATCAGAAGCGAATTTGTAACATAAAACACGACTGCTAGGAATATCAATTATCTTATAGTTTCGTTTCCATGGTATTTAAGACGAAATCGCTTGTATTTTGTGACAGGTTGCTCCAAAGCCCAATACATTCATGCCATTCGGGAACGGGACGCATTCATGTCCAGGGAATGAGTTGGCGAAGCTGGAGATCCTGGTTCTTTTACACCATCTGACCACAAAGTACAGGTTTGTCCGAAATGATGATGTTTTCTTGTAACTTCTCATCTCCTGATCAAAGTTTGTCTAaagttctttctttctttctttctttctgctGTTCACGCAGGTGGTCTGTGATGGGTCCACAAAATGGTATTCAGTACGCACCCTTTGCTCTTCCACAGAACGGCCTGCCCATCAATCTCTCCCtcaaaagatagaaaatttCTTACAAACTCGCAAGACTGATTTCTGGTGTAAGGGAAAAAGCCCAAGTGTACATAAAGAGTTTCCAGTTAGATGAGAGTGCAAAAGGACGTTGAAGCATATCTGAAGTTAGAATTTTTGATGCATACTAAGATGAGAAACTCAAGAAACATACAAATAGGACTCCtgtaataaatagtatatataggttggtgaaattctttttttcttttttttgtctacttaattttgttgttttttccaCCTGTACAAAGTCCGCAAGGCAACTAATAACAATCTCTTCCACGTGCCTATACATCTCCGActtcttatattatatactgCACTATCgtaaatattattagaattagagataattacatttatattcctatatttttttgaataattacatatatatatatatatccatcaGAAATATCAACATTATTTACGCATACTATTTATGATCTTCTTGACCTATACATGAAAGATTCGTTGATAATATTCACATGGAGAGAATGGACTATTTTGTCCACAAAGTTACATGGGGTAGATGATTGAATGGAGTTGAACTGACTATTTATCccacaaaaattacacttaccagGAAAGATTGCACATCATGGATCACCCCAGCTGGTTATCAAGCTCTTGCGACTTTTGATGCCATCTCCGAAAAAATATTGTGATATGAACATTTCATGTTGATGTGATTGATTAATCTAAACGTcgactataaatatatacgtTCATNNNNNNNNNNNNNNNNNNNNNNNNNNNNNNNNNNNNNNNNNNNTCTCACTTAATGTAAGAGCTGGTGAATTGGGTTGGATCTTCCAAAGCGGAGCTCCAACTGACCTAACTATGATACTCAGATCAAGCTCATTGGATTCAACTCCGATCACATATCCATATATCCATTAAAGAATGTGAAAAAGGGAGCGATCGAGCATGAATCTGCTATAAGTATTCCTCATTATGTACATTTTATGTTGGGTCATTTACATAAgtgcatttatttatatgcaaAACTCATTCACTCTGAACAAGTAATCCTACTTTTGTTCAGTGAGTCGCACATTTTTATCCGTATCAATTATATAGAAAGTGATTGTTCTTTCTCAATTGTTGCATTTcgatatatgattaattagtcGAACCATATCAAATCCTGTTTACAAATTGTAATTGGCCCCTTTTGGTATAATAAAATGCTTAAACTtatcttttaagttttaactaaatagcaaataaattgttggattattttattatatatatatatatatatatatatcaagaacCATTTTAGTTTCTCCATTTTTTAGGTTCTtgagcaaaaaaatatgacacgtaattgatattttatcttttatttcaattaagaTTCAGCCCATTTGTATATCTAAATATACATTTTGTGTATGTAATgacatttataataataaaaaaaaggtatctataatatatatacatataagatgaaatataatttcaaaattaaataaaaaaaataaaaaaagtaccAATTTGTCTCCCTTTTAACTTTTGTCCATGtatctttaataatttaagtcAAAGTCTTCATTCAcatcatctctctctctctctctctctctctctcacacacacacacacacatttttgttgtgataatttattaattgtgtCTCTACAACTAATACCAACTAAAAACTTCAATTCCTTTCCCTATCTCTATAATCTACTCTGCGCATGTTTggtatgtgtttgtgtgtggtAACATCACCACGTCAGCACTTccatctctcttttttttttgttttttttttcttttgtctaaATTtgacttttctcaaaattcaataagttGACAGAGTAGGTGACTTGGGACCTTCTTCTATTTATGATTTAGAGTACACCCGTCGTTCATTCACccttctcatttatttttggttgcTCTTCTGCGCTTTCACTTTTAAATGATGATCCGGGTCGGTGTTGAGCCGATGATAGTTCAGATCGCGTGTTTGACAATTAAGAAAGATAATATGtatcttgtttgaattttttaattgggtattaataaatttgtttgttgGTGAGCGCGATATGAGTCACATTTATCTGTTGACACGTGTTCCTCAATTAGCTAGAAGTATCAGAACCCGAATCGAGTCATGTCCGCCAAAATCTACATAAAAATATGCGGAATACGTAGTGTTCTGGTATTTTAAATGCCGATTAAGGACTTTTTAGATAAATACTTGCTTCCCttagtgtgtgtgtatatatatgtatataggatgaatagcaatttattcccttgtaatattgaaaatgagcacattatcgctctgaaaaaaatatatctaatcatcaatattaaataattataccaaatcgtACCTATTATTAAACAATCATACCATAtcgttaatattaaataattatatctaatcaatacctattattaaagtagaacAACACCTACAATTAAATTAGAGTATTATTGAGGGGTCCGAATCATGACCTTAAAATCATAGGGTCTGAGCTTCGTCAATTTAATAACCCTCTTGGCTATGTGCGCCTTTTGTTCATATATgcttattattaataatgtgaaTTTAAACTTCacaattttttactttcttttgttttatataagtaataatatcatcattattttaataaattaaataattaaataaaatattaatttgattaatatattaatattataataaccACTATCGGAcagtgaaaaaatatatatgtaagaaaaaaaaaagaaattataacaTTATTAACAGTTTGATTGATGGATGTACTTAGAATAATTAATGTGATTTTGAATTAAAGGTCAATTCCAGACAAATCAACTCAATTAGCAAAAGCTACGGATCCATCGGTTGTCGTCTCACTATCGTTAGTTTCAATCAATCAGATTTTTGTTGTTCGAAAGGGAAAAAGTGATCAAATTTTGgagttaaattttaattatccatTTGAAAGTGACAAAATTCAGAAATGGGAAATGAATCAGAGTTTTGAACTCATGTCCCAATTCGTCCCTCCATCCAATTAATCTCTAATAATACttgttattttattcattatttttttttaaattatgtaatgattatattacaaTTGCGTATAAACACTTGTCCTATGATTActcgttttctttttaaattttatattaattataatcaaatctaatctgattaatttattatattttttgtctgtcttattttcataatttaatttactcaGTTGTTAATGTAAGAAATTGCTTTTATTAAAAGCAATTGTATAATCACAAGTGCTCCttgttgtttgagaaattataaatgtcttttttattttaacggTCGTCTAACAACTAACTTAATTTGTCTGTCTCTATTTAGGTTTTCgtctattttttgtgataaattcaCCAAAATATCGTTGTAGActataagttataattttatttatttttttccggACAAAGTGGATtgtttttttacaatttttccaatattcCATCAGCCTTGTCTAacttcttttt encodes:
- the LOC105157462 gene encoding abscisic acid 8'-hydroxylase 1-like isoform X2; translated protein: MELIIFFFLALAASLVLLSSLFLLKFLSFAKPKLPLPPGTMGWPYIGETFQLYSQNPNTFFSSKVKKYGSIFKTHILGCPCVMTSSPEAAKLVLVSKAHLFKPTFPASKERMLGKQAIFFHQGDYHAKLRKLVLRAFMPESIKNIVSDIESLAVGSLESWEGKLITTFQEMKTYAFNVALLSIFGKDEVLYREDLKRCYYILEKGYNSMPINLPGTLFNKAMKARKELAQILAKILSLRRQMKKNQTDLLGSFMGDVEGLTDEQIADNIIGVIFAARDTTASVLTWILKYLAENPTVLKAVTEEQESIMKSKVEEGLKWEDTKKMPITTRVIQETLRVASVLSFTFREAVEDVEFNGYLIPKGWKVLPLFRNIHHSPDNFPDPEKFDPSRLLQSPIHSCHSGTGRIHVQGMSWRSWRSWFFYTI
- the LOC105157462 gene encoding abscisic acid 8'-hydroxylase 1-like isoform X1; the protein is MELIIFFFLALAASLVLLSSLFLLKFLSFAKPKLPLPPGTMGWPYIGETFQLYSQNPNTFFSSKVKKYGSIFKTHILGCPCVMTSSPEAAKLVLVSKAHLFKPTFPASKERMLGKQAIFFHQGDYHAKLRKLVLRAFMPESIKNIVSDIESLAVGSLESWEGKLITTFQEMKTYAFNVALLSIFGKDEVLYREDLKRCYYILEKGYNSMPINLPGTLFNKAMKARKELAQILAKILSLRRQMKKNQTDLLGSFMGDVEGLTDEQIADNIIGVIFAARDTTASVLTWILKYLAENPTVLKAVTEEQESIMKSKVEEGLKWEDTKKMPITTRVIQETLRVASVLSFTFREAVEDVEFNGYLIPKGWKVLPLFRNIHHSPDNFPDPEKFDPSRFEVAPKPNTFMPFGNGTHSCPGNELAKLEILVLLHHLTTKYRWSVMGPQNGIQYAPFALPQNGLPINLSLKR